A stretch of the Aegilops tauschii subsp. strangulata cultivar AL8/78 chromosome 4, Aet v6.0, whole genome shotgun sequence genome encodes the following:
- the LOC109779078 gene encoding protein RRP6-like 1, with amino-acid sequence MDGSKGPSDGDAAEDAGDGNKDRTPGGQEAGAGASDAVLAAGSFRITASDGRAPWAAPGAKPKVVYHDPSIPRPQDVYLIRVNNCNSPFDHVWLERSEDGTRPIHPLEKLPVEQFIDRNVPESEPVRPADVDDTPFTLVEDLKGLTELVNKLKDVNEFAVDLEHNQYRSFQGLTCLMQISTRTEDFIIDTLKLRIYIGSYLKELFKDPTKRKVMHGADRDIMWLQRDFRVYVCNLFDTGQASRVLQMERNSLEHLLHHFCGVTANKTYQNADWRSRPLSDEMIKYAREDTHYLLYIYDLMRLRLQRESTCENDLLLEVQKRSNDICLQLYEKELLTDKSYLHIYGLQEHELAAAQLAVVSALHQWRDYIAREQDESTGYVLPNKALIEIAKKMPTTTADLRRIVKSKYPCVEDNFDLILDIVWNATENSGAFEAIAEQLKKVRLGELDLKSIVDAGEVIEMAPSDADNVGINFDPADQYSLAPSSTANIRVTSNSRDSLMTDATLTGSIWLHDKTPTIPSSENKTSWSLSGLTRQSNKEAMSNNKQETQAPVQELKRPTPFGALVGNSTSGRQTDYFGGFSNEQAKSDLDQIQSSAYYYPQFADYSSLAGWSHHEPEGTQAAGFMSGCYYGHGYQSINQSGTGTRQPAARNNGGGFQDLKKQQPPPHSGN; translated from the exons ATGGACGGGTCCAAGGGCCCGAGCGACGGGGACGCGGCGGAGGACGCGGGGGACGGTAACAAGGACAGGACGCCCGGCGGGCAGGAAGCAGGCGCCGGCGCCTCCGATGCCGTTCTCGCCGCCGGGTCGTTCAGGATCACCGCCAGCGACGGCAGGGCGCCCTGGGCGGCGCCGGGGGCCAAGCCCAAGGTGGTCTACCACGATCCCAGCATCCCGCGCCCGCAGGACGTGTACCTCATCAGGGTCAACAACTGCAACTCGCCCTTCGATCACGTCTGGCTGGAGCGCAGCGAGGACGGCACCCGCCCTATCCACCCCTTG GAAAAACTACCTGTGGAACAGTTTATTGACAGAAATGTTCCTGAAAGTGAACCAGTAAGGCCAGCTGATGTAGACGATACCCCGTTTACGCTAGTAGAAGACCTGAAAGGATTGACAGAGTTAGTTAACAAGTTGAAGGATGTAAATGAATTTGCT GTCGATTTGGAGCACAATCAGTATAGGTCATTCCAGGGTTTGACCTGCTTGATGCAGATTTCAACAAGAACAGAGGACTTCATTATCGACACCCTTAAGCTACGCATATACATCGGTTCCTACTTGAAAGAACTTTTCAAAGATCCAACCAAGAGAAAG GTAATGCATGGGGCAGATCGTGATATAATGTGGCTCCAGCGGGACTTCCGAGTATATGTGTGCAATCTTTTTGACACAGGACAG GCTTCAAGGGTTTTACAGATGGAACGAAACAGCCTAGAACACCTATTACATCATTTCTGTGGAGTCACAGCGAATAAAAC ATATCAAAATGCAGATTGGAGGTCAAGGCCACTCTCTGATGAAATGATCAA GTATGCGAGAGAAGATACACATTATCTGTTGTATATATATGACTTGATGAGACTTAGACTACAAAGGGAGTCCACATGTGAAAACGATCTTCTTTTAGAG GTTCAAAAGCGCAGTAATGATATTTGCTTACAGTTGTATGAAAAGGAGCTGCTGACAGATAAATCTTACCTCCACATATACGG GTTGCAGGAACATGAATTGGCCGCAGCTCAGCTGGCTGTTGTTTCT GCTCTACATCAGTGGAGAGATTATATAGCTCGTGAACAAGATGAGAGCACTGGTTATGTATTGCCAAACAAGGCTTTGATTGAGATAG CAAAGAAGATGCCTACAACTACTGCAGATTTGCGAAGAATCGTGAAATCAAAATATCCATGTGTTGAGGATAATTTTGACCTAATCTTGGACATCGTATGGAATGCAACTGAAAATTCTGGTGCCTTTGAAGCAATAGCTGAGCAACTAAAGAAAGTACGACTTGGTGAG TTAGACTTGAAAAGTATAGTGGACGCTGGTGAAGTTATCGAAATGGCTCCTTCGGATGCTGATAATGTTGGGATCAATTTTGATCCAGCTGATCAATATTCTTTAGCTCCTTCATCAACTGCAAATATCAGGGTTACTTCTAACAGTAGGGATAGTCTCATGACTGATGCAACTTTGACTGGTAGCATCTGGCTACATGACAAGACCCCAACCATACCATCATCTGAAAATAAGACGTCTTGGAGCTTATCAGGCCTGACTAGACAATCAAACAAGGAAGCGATGAGCAATAATAAGCAG GAAACACAGGCTCCTGTTCAAGAACTGAAGAGACCTACGCCTTTTGGAGCTCTGGTAGGCAATTCAACATCTGGAAGACAGACAGATTACTTTGGAGGATTTTCAAATGAGCAG GCTAAAAGCGACCTTGATCAGATTCAGTCTTCAGCTTATTACTACCCCCAGTTCGCAGACTACAGCAGTTTAGCTGGATGGAGCCATCATGAACCCGAAGGCACACAGGCCGCTGGGTTCATGTCCGGTTGCTATTACGGGCACGGCTACCAGTCGATAAACCAAAGCGGTACAGGAACACGCCAGCCTGCCGCTAGAAATAATGGAGGGGGTTTCCAGGACTTGAAGAAGCAACAACCTCCCCCTCATTCGGGTAACTGA